A genomic segment from Phragmites australis chromosome 6, lpPhrAust1.1, whole genome shotgun sequence encodes:
- the LOC133920359 gene encoding EPIDERMAL PATTERNING FACTOR-like protein 1, translated as MAVSSPRRALLAAVLLSFLLVVATSIRTTTFSSSQNLVEDKSRLGSTPPSCHNRCSACNPCTPVQVTTVPRSSRSARVADDVVTGFSRYSNYKPLGWKCRCDGRLYDP; from the exons ATGGCCGTGAGCTCACCTCGCCGAGCACTCCTCGCGGCCGTGCTCCTTAGCTTCCTTCTCGTCGTCGCGACCAGCATCCGCACTACGACGTTCTCTTCTTCTCAG AACTTGGTGGAGGACAAGTCGCGGCTGGGCTCGACGCCGCCGAGCTGCCACAACCGGTGCAGCGCGTGCAACCCCTGCACGCCCGTCCAGGTGACCACCGTCCCCAGGTCCAGCCGCTCGGCCCGCGTCGCCGACGACGTGGTCACCGGCTTCTCGCGGTACTCCAACTACAAGCCGTTGGGGTGGAAATGCCGCTGCGACGGCCGCCTCTACGACCCCTAG